Proteins from one Halopseudomonas pelagia genomic window:
- the dsbD gene encoding protein-disulfide reductase DsbD, giving the protein MLLRLVLLLCLLSPGVSQASLLDRSPAPAFSGLVDGTGGQADFLPVAQAFKPGVVAATDQQIRIQFDIAPGYYLYRHRLDFRLTDDGLIRNIVLPDGEAKRDEFFGDVEVYYDRVEIILELEGAASGQQLSVDFQGCADAGLCYPPETVQLQLPGEPSSAISTAQTDAAETEGERLSILALALFFLAGIGLTFTPCVLPMLPILSSMVVGRKDIDRPRALALAGSYVLAMALTFALVGALIGLFGAALNIQARLQSPAVLITFAVFFGLFALAMFGVFDLRLPAFLREPLERAGSRTRGGSIPGAALMGALSTLVVSPCISAPLAGALVYISSTGDAVGGALRLFSLALGMGLPLLLVAVFGNAFLPRSGPWLNSVKNLFGFGLLGVAIWLLERVIPGPLSLALWATLAAGLAVQLGLFDRSPRGAWGHIGHVLALLSAIYAAVALTGALAGASDPLRPLMPLTAGSQRSSEAESGFFTRVSNQADLQRELELARTNQRPALVELYADWCISCKIMERTILSAPEVREQLEPFARIKFDLTDNTADQRSWLSAQKLFGPPAFLYIDAQGNEIEHLRLMGETDRETFLTHLRKVTAR; this is encoded by the coding sequence TTGCTGCTACGCCTTGTATTGCTGTTGTGCCTGCTCTCGCCTGGCGTGTCCCAAGCCAGTCTGCTTGACCGCTCACCAGCGCCGGCTTTTTCCGGCCTGGTTGACGGCACCGGGGGCCAAGCCGACTTTCTGCCCGTGGCGCAAGCTTTCAAGCCGGGCGTCGTGGCCGCTACTGATCAGCAGATCCGCATTCAGTTTGATATTGCCCCAGGCTACTATTTATACCGTCATCGCTTGGATTTTCGCCTGACGGACGACGGCCTGATCCGGAATATTGTGCTTCCCGACGGGGAAGCCAAGCGCGACGAGTTCTTTGGCGATGTGGAGGTCTACTACGATCGCGTTGAGATCATCCTGGAACTGGAAGGCGCAGCTTCCGGGCAGCAGTTATCTGTCGACTTCCAAGGCTGTGCCGATGCGGGCCTTTGCTACCCGCCGGAAACCGTGCAATTGCAACTGCCCGGCGAGCCCAGCTCGGCCATTTCAACGGCGCAAACAGACGCCGCCGAGACTGAAGGTGAACGCCTGTCGATCCTGGCGCTGGCGCTGTTTTTTCTCGCCGGTATCGGGCTGACATTTACCCCCTGCGTGCTACCCATGCTGCCCATTCTGTCGAGCATGGTTGTCGGCCGCAAAGACATCGACCGCCCCCGGGCGCTGGCGCTGGCGGGCAGCTACGTGCTGGCAATGGCGCTGACCTTCGCGCTGGTCGGCGCACTGATCGGACTCTTCGGTGCGGCGCTGAATATTCAGGCACGTCTTCAATCACCAGCGGTCCTGATTACCTTCGCGGTATTTTTTGGCCTGTTTGCGCTGGCGATGTTCGGCGTGTTTGATCTGCGTCTGCCCGCTTTTCTGCGTGAGCCACTGGAGCGCGCTGGCAGCCGCACCCGAGGCGGCTCAATCCCAGGCGCAGCGCTGATGGGCGCACTTTCGACGCTGGTGGTATCACCCTGTATTTCGGCCCCGCTGGCAGGTGCTCTGGTGTATATCAGCAGTACTGGCGACGCCGTGGGCGGCGCGTTGCGGCTCTTTTCCCTTGCGCTGGGCATGGGCTTACCGCTGCTGCTGGTAGCCGTGTTCGGTAATGCGTTTCTACCCCGCTCCGGTCCCTGGCTGAACTCGGTAAAGAACCTGTTCGGCTTTGGCTTGCTGGGCGTCGCAATATGGCTGCTGGAGCGCGTCATCCCTGGCCCGCTGAGCCTGGCCCTCTGGGCCACATTGGCTGCCGGACTGGCTGTGCAGCTCGGACTTTTCGATCGCAGCCCGCGCGGAGCATGGGGTCACATTGGCCATGTGCTTGCGCTGCTATCGGCTATCTATGCGGCGGTTGCTCTGACGGGTGCGTTAGCCGGGGCAAGCGATCCGTTACGCCCATTGATGCCACTCACCGCCGGTAGCCAGCGCAGCTCAGAGGCAGAAAGCGGCTTTTTTACGCGTGTCAGCAACCAGGCCGACCTGCAGCGCGAGCTGGAGCTGGCCCGTACAAACCAACGCCCGGCGCTGGTTGAGCTTTATGCTGATTGGTGCATCAGTTGCAAGATCATGGAAAGAACCATTCTGTCTGCGCCTGAAGTGCGTGAACAACTCGAGCCCTTCGCGCGGATCAAGTTTGATCTCACGGACAACACCGCCGATCAGCGCAGCTGGCTGTCCGCGCAAAAGCTGTTTGGTCCGCCGGCATTTTTATACATTGATGCACAAGGCAACGAAATAGAGCACTTGCGATTGATGGGCGAAACCGACAGAGAAACTTTCCTGACTCACCTGCGCAAGGTCACCGCCAGGTAA
- the aroQ gene encoding type II 3-dehydroquinate dehydratase gives MASILVLNGPNLNLLGTREPGVYGTATLDQIVQQLRDQATSQGHHLLSLQSNAEHELIERIHAARDEAIDFIIINPAAFTHTSVAIRDALLAVSIPFIEVHLSNVYKREPFRRHSYFSDVAVGVICGLGAKGYQLALDAALDHIDQTEQD, from the coding sequence ATGGCCAGCATTCTGGTCCTTAACGGACCCAATTTGAATTTACTCGGAACACGAGAGCCCGGCGTCTACGGCACCGCAACGCTGGACCAGATTGTACAGCAGCTGCGAGATCAGGCCACCAGCCAAGGCCATCATCTGCTGAGCCTGCAAAGCAATGCCGAGCATGAATTGATCGAACGCATTCATGCCGCCCGGGACGAGGCGATTGATTTCATCATCATCAATCCCGCCGCTTTTACTCACACCAGCGTGGCAATACGTGACGCATTGCTGGCAGTGAGCATCCCATTTATCGAAGTGCATTTATCCAACGTATACAAACGCGAGCCCTTTCGGCGCCACTCATATTTCTCGGATGTCGCCGTGGGCGTTATCTGCGGATTGGGGGCCAAAGGTTACCAGTTGGCACTGGACGCGGCGTTAGACCATATTGACCAAACCGAACAAGACTAA
- the accB gene encoding acetyl-CoA carboxylase biotin carboxyl carrier protein — MDIRKVKKLIELLEESGIDELEIHEGEESVRISRHSKQAAAPQHYYAPPPSAPAPAAAPVAAAPMIEPAPAEPSGHLVRSPMVGTFYRSPSPAAGSFVEVGQSVKAGDVLCIVEAMKMMNHIEADKSGVIQAILADNGQPVEFDQPLFSIA; from the coding sequence ATGGATATCCGTAAAGTTAAAAAACTGATCGAGCTTCTGGAAGAATCCGGGATAGACGAACTGGAAATTCACGAAGGCGAAGAATCTGTTCGCATCAGCCGGCACAGCAAGCAAGCTGCTGCGCCACAACACTATTACGCTCCACCTCCCTCTGCTCCAGCGCCAGCGGCTGCTCCTGTAGCGGCGGCTCCGATGATCGAGCCCGCTCCAGCCGAGCCAAGTGGCCACCTGGTCCGCTCGCCCATGGTTGGTACCTTCTACCGCTCACCTTCTCCAGCGGCCGGTTCCTTCGTAGAAGTCGGCCAGAGCGTCAAGGCAGGCGATGTACTCTGTATTGTTGAAGCCATGAAGATGATGAACCACATTGAAGCCGATAAAAGCGGCGTGATTCAGGCCATCCTGGCGGATAACGGCCAGCCGGTGGAATTCGATCAACCCCTGTTCAGCATCGCCTGA